A genomic window from Nicotiana sylvestris chromosome 11, ASM39365v2, whole genome shotgun sequence includes:
- the LOC104225557 gene encoding phosphoinositide phosphatase SAC3-like — protein sequence MATCDMESQHHQEQDQFSPIRQGFMQKFRLYQTLSKFYMIGRDKSRTHWRVLKIDRMEPYELNIREDSTTYTERECSDLLRRIHEGNRSTGGLKFVTTCYGIVGFIKFLGPYYMLLITKRREIGAICGHSVYAVTKSEMIPLPNAATRSKMVNYRSENRYKKLLCMVDLTKDFFFSYSYHIMRSLQKNMCNNETGPDIYETMFVWNEYLTRTVRNLLHNTTWTVALVYGFFKQDTLSLSGRDFKLTLIARRSRHYAGTRYLKRGVNEKGRVANDVETEQILFEDVPEDFPVHISSAVQNRGSIPLFWSQETSRLNIKPDIILSKRDQTYEATRLHFEDLAKRYGNPIIILDLIKTQEKKPRESILRTEFANAIEYINKDLSEENRLRFLHWDLNKHSRSKATNVLFSLGKVATYALNLTGFFYCQVTPALRSEGCLKWPIFENAAASNMVPLKHFDPDVEKQYNNDVDDSDNSEGKSSGCNNVSNGYPSMKPPMFQGGVLRTNCIDCLDRTNVAQYAYGLAALGHQLHVLGVTNSTKIDLDDPLAEELMGFYERMGDTLAHQYGGSAAHNKIFSAKRGQWKAAIQSQEFFRTLQRYYSNAYMDTEKQNAINVFLGHFQPQEGGRDIWELDSDQHYFVGRNGESYAGDNGRSLFQRSFSDGNILHESQFPISARSIGKGLSKSNLSHQSKEGSKVLSESTPEISTCGSDLTYSRYAQTVPARELFVEMQRDQSLEHRNADAYDCSNFVDLDWLSSSGNSCEEELLDRSLFTNSPIGGLSSENVVSDIVGETTTPFSSEGGCSMNVGISVTSQGIENAGAEASCSDAQNFVVVEELSDSFVRWVNYGETLCH from the exons ATGGCAACTTGTGATATGGAATCTCAACATCACCAGGAACAAGACCAGTTTTCACCAATTCGACAAGGGTTTATGCAGAAATTCAGGCTCTATCAAACTTTATCG AAATTTTACATGATAGGAAGGGACAAAAGTAGAACACACTGGAGAGTGTTGAAAATTGATAGGATGGAGCCTTATGAGCTTAACATACGTGAAGATTCCACTACCTATACTGAACGTGAGTGCTCTGACTTGTTGAGAAGGATACACGAGGGTAACAGGTCTACAGGAGGTCTGAAATTTGTCACTACCTGTTACGGCATTGTCG GGTTCATCAAATTTCTGGGGCCTTATTACATGCTTCTTATCACGAAAAGGAGGGAGATTGGCGCTATTTGTGGTCACTCTGTGTATGCTGTCACTAAGAGTGAAATGATCCCGCTTCCAAATGCCGCAACAAGGTCAAAGATGGTTAATTATAGGAGTGAAAACAG GTACAAGAAACTCCTTTGCATGGTGGACCTTACGAAGGACTTCTTCTTCAGTTACTCATACCATATTATGAGGAGTCTACAGAAGAACATGTGCAATAATGAGACTGGACCAGACATTTATGAGACCATGTTTGTCTGGAATGAATATCTGACGCGTACAGTACGAAATCTCCTTCACAACACTACTTGGACAGTGGCATTGGTTTATGGATTCTTCAAGCAG GATACTTTGTCTCTCTCTGGGCGGGACTTCAAGTTGACTCTAATAGCAAGACGTTCACGTCATTATGCTGGTACCAG ATATCTGAAACGAGGCGTAAATGAAAAGGGTAGAGTTGCAAATGATGTTGAGACTGAGCAGATTCTATTTGAGGATGTTCCAGAAGATTTCCCAGTGCATATTAGTTCTGCTGTTCAAAATCGTGGGTCTATCCCGCTCTTTTGGTCTCAGGAAACTTCACGACTAAATATCAAGCCCGATATTATAT TGTCAAAGAGGGACCAGACATATGAAGCTACGAGACTTCATTTCGAGGATCTTGCTAAGAGATATGGGAACCCCATCATTATTTTGGATCTGATTAAG ACCCAAGAAAAAAAGCCTCGGGAGTCTATCCTTCGCACCGAATTTGCTAATGCAATTGAATACATCAATAAAGATCTGTCTGAGGAGAATCGACTTAGATTTCTCCACTGGGATTTGAACAAGCATTCACGAAG CAAAGCTACAAATGTCTTGTTTTCTCTGGGAAAAGTGGCTACATATGCATTGAATTTGACTGGTTTCTTCTATTGTCAAGTAACACCAGCCTTAAGATCTGAGGGATGTCTGAAATGGCCCATATTTGA GAATGCTGCTGCTAGTAATATGGTTCCTTTGAAACATTTTGACCCTGATGTTGAGAAACAATATAATAATGACGTCGATGACTCAGATAACTCAGAGGGAAAATCTAGTGGATGTAATAATGTGAGTAATGGCTATCCTTCAATGAAACCACCAATGTTCCAAGGGGGGGTGCTAAGGACAAATTGCATAGATTGTCTGGATCGTACTAATGTGGCACAATATGCATATGGATTGGCTGCTTTGGGTCATCAACTCCATGTTTTAGGAGTTACAAATTCAACAAAGATAGACCTTGATGATCCTTTGGCAGAAGAATTAATGGGGTTCTATGAGAGGATGGGTGATACACTTGCTCATCAATATGGTGGCTCTGCAGCTCACAACAAG ATATTTTCAGCGAAGAGGGGCCAGTGGAAAGCTGCAATTCAATCGCAGGAGTTCTTTAGAACTCTTCAGAGATATTACAGCAATGCCTACATGGATACAGAAAAACAAAATGCTATTAATGT GTTTTTGGGACACTTTCAGCCGCAAGAGGGTGGACGTGATATATGGGAACTGGACTCCGATCAGCATTACTTTGTGGGTAGGAATGGGGAGAGCTATGCTGGTGACAATGGAAG GTCGCTCTTCCAAAGATCATTCTCAGATGGGAATATTCTTCATGAAAGCCAATTTCCCATATCGGCTCGCAGTATTGGAAAGGGTCTTTCTAAGTCTAACCTGTCTCATCAGTCAAAAGAAGGGAGCAAAGTGCTCTCTGAATCGACACCAGAAATATCAACTTGTGGAAGTGATTTGACATATTCAAG GTATGCTCAAACAGTTCCTGCAAGGGAACTTTTTGTAGAAATGCAAAGAGATCAATCCCTGGAACACCGAAATGCAGATGCATATGACTGCTCCAACTTTGTTGACTTAGATTGGTTGTCTTCTTCTGGGAATTCCTGTGAGGAAGAGTTATTGGACAG GTCATTGTTCACAAACTCACCAATAGGTGGACTATCATCAGAGAATGTTGTCAGTGACATAGTGGGGGAAACAACAACTCCATTCTCCAGTGAAGGTGGATGTAGCATGAATGTTGGTATTTCAGTTACTTCACAA GGAATCGAAAATGCTGGAGCAGAGGCATCCTGTAGTGATGCCCAGAACTTTGTAGTTGTCGAGGAACTTTCAGATAGCTTTGTACGTTGGGTAAACTATGGAGAGACACTGTGTCATTGA